A genomic region of Arachis hypogaea cultivar Tifrunner chromosome 5, arahy.Tifrunner.gnm2.J5K5, whole genome shotgun sequence contains the following coding sequences:
- the LOC112801605 gene encoding probable methyltransferase PMT2, which produces MAKPSAADNRTRSSVQVFIVVGLCCFFYILGAWQRSGFGKGDSIALEITKKGEECDTVPNLSFDSHHAGEVSRIDEVDSEAKKFEPCAARYTDYTPCQDQQRAMTFPRENMNYRERHCPPEGEKLHCMIPAPKGYVTPFPWPKSRDYVPYANAPYKSLTVEKAIQNWIQYEGSVFRFPGGGTQFPQGADKYIDQLASVIPINDGTVRTALDTGCGVASWGAYLWSRNVIAMSFAPRDSHEAQVQFALERGVPAVIGVLGTIKTPYPSAAFDMAHCSRCLIPWGANDGIYMIEVDRVLRPGGYWVLSGPPINWKANYRNWQRPKEELEEEQRKIEDVAKLLCWEKKSEEAEIAIWQKTMDTESCRSRQEESGVNFCETTDVNDVWYKKMEACVTRTPKVSGELKPFPERLFATPPRIANGAVPGVSVETFVEDNNKWKRHVNAYKKINSLLDTGRYRNIMDMNAGLGSFAAAIQSPKLWVMNVVPTIAEKSTLGIIYERGLIGIYHDWCEAFSTYPRTYDLIHSDGLFSLYKDNCNIEDILLEMDRILRPEGAVIIRDEVDILIKVKKIVGGMRWNTKMVDHEDGPLVPEKVLIAVKQYWVVGSNSTSS; this is translated from the exons ATGGCAAAACCAAGTGCAGCTGATAATAGGACTAGAAGTTCTGTGCAGGTCTTTATAGTAGTTGGTCTGTGCTGTTTCTTCTATATATTGGGTGCGTGGCAGAGAAGTGGTTTCGGAAAGGGAGATAGCATAGCATTGGAGATCACCAAGAAAGGCGAAGAGTGTGACACAGTTCCAAATTTAAGTTTTGACTCTCACCATGCTGGTGAGGTTAGCAGGATCGATGAGGTCGATTCAGAAGCTAAGAAATTTGAGCCGTGTGCTGCTAGATACACGGATTACACTCCGTGCCAAGATCAGCAGCGTGCAATGACATTTCCAAGAGAAAACATGAACTATCGAGAGAGGCACTGCCCCCCTGAGGGAGAGAAGCTACACTGTATGATTCCAGCACCCAAGGGGTATGTCACTCCATTTCCATGGCCAAAGAGCCGTGACTACGTTCCTTATGCAAATGCACCGTATAAGAGCCTTACAGTTGAGAAGGCTATTCAGAACTGGATCCAGTATGAAGGATCAGTGTTTAGGTTCCCCGGTGGTGGCACCCAATTTCCTCAAGGTGCAGATAAATATATCGACCAACTTGCTTCCGTGATCCCTATAAATGATGGGACAGTTAGGACAGCTCTCGACACTGGTTGTGGG GTTGCTAGTTGGGGTGCTTATCTTTGGAGCAGAAATGTTATTGCAATGTCATTTGCGCCAAGGGACTCTCATGAAGCACAAGTACAGTTTGCTCTTGAAAGAGGTGTACCTGCTGTCATTGGTGTTCTTGGAACCATAAAAACGCCTTATCCTTCTGCGGCCTTCGACATGGCTCATTGTTCTCGTTGCTTAATTCCTTGGGGAGCAAATG ATGGAATTTATATGATTGAAGTAGACCGAGTTCTAAGACCTGGTGGTTATTGGGTACTTTCGGGACCTCCAATCAACTGGAAGGCAAATTATAGAAACTGGCAGAGACCTAAGGAGGAACTCGAGGAAGAACAAAGAAAGATTGAAGACGTTGCTAAGCTCCTTTGCTGGGAGAAGAAGTCAGAGGAGGCTGAAATTGCCATTTGGCAAAAAACTATGGACACTGAATCATGCCGTAGCAGACAAGAAGAATCTGGCGTGAACTTTTGTGAAACAACCGATGTTAATGATGTCTG GTATAAGAAAATGGAGGCCTGTGTTACCCGCACACCTAAAGTTTCTGGTGAACTCAAGCCATTTCCGGAGAGGCTATTTGCAACCCCTCCTAGAATTGCTAATGGTGCAGTTCCTGGAGTTAGTGTTGAGACATTCGTGGAGGATAACAATAAGTGGAAAAGGCATGTAAATGCTTATAAGAAAATTAATAGCCTCCTGGATACTGGAAGGTATCGCAACATTATGGACATGAATGCTGGTTTGGGCAGTTTTGCCGCAGCTATTCAATCTCCCAAGTTATGGGTCATGAATGTTGTGCCTACTATTGCTGAGAAAAGTACACTGGGTATCATATATGAACGAGGACTTATTGGCATCTATCATGATTG GTGTGAAGCCTTCTCCACATATCCAAGGACCTACGATCTCATTCATAGCGATGGTCTTTTTAGTCTGTACAAGGACAA CTGTAACATAGAAGACATTCTTCTAGAGATGGACCGGATTTTGCGGCCAGAAGGAGCAGTCATCATCCGTGACGAAGTTGACATCTTAATTAAGGTCAAGAAAATCGTCGGAGGAATGAGATGGAACACCAAAATGGTTGACCATGAGGATGGTCCACTTGTTCCCGAAAAGGTACTGATTGCCGTCAAGCAGTATTGGGTTGTCGGGTCAAATTCCACTTCATCCTAA